The following are from one region of the Natronosporangium hydrolyticum genome:
- the cobF gene encoding precorrin-6A synthase (deacetylating), with amino-acid sequence MRTIHIIGIGAGDPGQLTLAAAEAIGQTDVFFLLDKGAEKHDLIALRQQLMARFARPDHRVVAVADPDRDRTAAGYVRAVDDWRRERADLLEAAIAEQLPDGGTGGFLVWGDPALYDSTLAVVEEIQARGRVGISHTVIPGISSVATLAARHRIPLNRVGRPFLVTTGRRLAAGLPDEVDDIVVMLDAHCAFIHYVDEDFDIYWGAYLGTDDELLVAGPLREVADQIVRVRQEGRDRKGWIMDTYLLRRRDAPAGR; translated from the coding sequence GTGCGGACGATCCACATCATCGGCATCGGCGCCGGCGACCCCGGCCAGCTGACCCTGGCCGCCGCCGAGGCGATCGGTCAGACCGACGTCTTCTTCCTGCTCGACAAGGGCGCGGAGAAGCACGACCTGATCGCGTTGCGGCAGCAGCTGATGGCCCGGTTCGCCCGGCCCGACCACCGGGTGGTGGCGGTCGCCGACCCGGACCGTGACCGCACCGCCGCGGGGTATGTCCGGGCGGTCGACGACTGGCGGCGGGAGCGGGCCGACCTGCTGGAAGCCGCGATCGCCGAGCAGCTTCCCGACGGCGGCACCGGCGGCTTCCTGGTCTGGGGCGACCCCGCCCTCTACGACAGCACCCTCGCCGTCGTCGAGGAGATCCAGGCCCGAGGACGGGTCGGCATCAGCCACACGGTGATCCCCGGCATCAGCAGCGTGGCAACGCTCGCCGCCCGGCACCGGATCCCCCTCAACCGGGTCGGCCGCCCGTTCCTGGTCACTACCGGCCGTCGACTCGCCGCTGGGTTGCCCGACGAGGTCGACGACATCGTGGTCATGCTCGATGCGCACTGCGCCTTCATCCACTACGTCGACGAGGACTTCGACATCTACTGGGGCGCCTACCTCGGCACCGACGACGAGCTGCTGGTCGCCGGCCCGTTGCGGGAGGTCGCCGACCAGATCGTGCGGGTCCGCCAGGAAGGCCGCGACCGCAAGGGCTGGATCATGGACACGTACCTGTTGCGGCGCCGGGACGCCCCAGCCGGCCGCTGA
- a CDS encoding ABC transporter substrate-binding protein — protein MRIVSLLPSTTEILFAVGAGDQVVGVTFECDHPPAARQRRIVSTSALPATDDPAEIDRLVSERMAAGEDLYHLDRGALSDLDADLVVTQDLCAVCAVDVTEVADALAYLACRAEVLTIDPHRLAEVIDSVRVLGAATGTGERADELATALTDRLAGITDAVAGADPVPTLLLEWTEPPFAPGHWVPDMIDAAGGVSVLGAAGQPSTRTSWAEVAAGRPAVVVSAPCGFDLAGSRRLTEQLVATGALPAGVPVWAVDANASFARPGPRLVDGVAALAGILHPDRCGPPDPGLATRVA, from the coding sequence ATGCGGATCGTGTCGCTGCTCCCGTCGACGACCGAGATCCTGTTCGCGGTCGGCGCCGGCGACCAGGTGGTCGGAGTGACCTTCGAGTGCGACCACCCACCGGCGGCCCGGCAGCGACGGATCGTGTCGACCAGTGCATTGCCCGCTACCGACGACCCGGCCGAGATCGACCGGTTGGTGTCCGAGCGGATGGCCGCCGGCGAAGACCTCTACCACCTGGACCGGGGTGCACTGTCCGACCTGGATGCTGACCTGGTGGTGACGCAGGACCTGTGCGCGGTGTGCGCGGTCGACGTCACCGAGGTCGCCGACGCACTGGCCTACCTGGCCTGCCGGGCGGAGGTGCTCACCATCGATCCGCACCGGCTCGCCGAGGTGATCGACTCGGTCCGGGTGCTCGGTGCCGCCACCGGCACCGGTGAGCGGGCCGACGAGCTGGCCACGGCACTGACCGACCGGCTGGCGGGGATCACCGACGCGGTGGCCGGCGCCGACCCGGTGCCCACCCTGCTGTTGGAGTGGACCGAGCCGCCGTTCGCACCCGGGCACTGGGTGCCGGACATGATCGACGCCGCGGGTGGGGTCAGCGTGCTCGGCGCCGCCGGTCAACCCTCGACCCGAACCTCCTGGGCGGAGGTGGCGGCGGGACGACCGGCGGTGGTGGTGTCGGCGCCCTGCGGGTTCGACCTCGCCGGCTCGCGCCGGCTGACCGAGCAGCTGGTCGCGACCGGCGCGCTACCGGCCGGCGTACCGGTATGGGCGGTGGACGCGAACGCCTCGTTCGCTCGGCCGGGCCCGCGCCTGGTCGACGGGGTGGCCGCGCTCGCCGGCATCCTGCACCCCGACCGGTGCGGCCCGCCCGACCCGGGCCTGGCCACCCGGGTGGCGTAA